From Hemitrygon akajei chromosome 19, sHemAka1.3, whole genome shotgun sequence, the proteins below share one genomic window:
- the terf2ip gene encoding telomeric repeat-binding factor 2-interacting protein 1 isoform X1: protein MATSEKAGTSGLLSHSRTLFLRSDGLPLRFYIRPGAAKSLLLPLILHGGGVMCRVQEPGAILLMESVEGEEMPSGYVRTQYVLDCVQKNQQLAIEDYMAVGIPPQRKRQPSRVAYSKSEDVAILMYVRDHGGANSTCGNALWREMEHVQLTRHSWQSMRARYLQQLRGREHLYQIDSRSVIPTVVVHQVLDGPPPNPEAGKKNTDSLQHADPKSVEGASFPDEQESDGVNSEEEFFNIFPVAIREFEVDETSEQLKETSDVSEVKNISQEQQMETDKPPEVSSDENYPKRKGTVEELSADSVQMETDKPQEVTLDQPCTKMKRPTAKLIVDNKQMEAANPPQVSIEDHCTKKKALSEFVMNNKKQSDSGAQALIDELSLPTASQDEVECATMAISTLMQTHNLDLSTATQLLLKNNGELAAALHFMETGHRPDGYPIWTHQDDLDLENVDRKVQEKLTQKFGSENLAKRIAFRKS from the exons ATGGCTACTAGTGAGAAGGCCGGAACATCTGGCCTTTTGTCTCACTCCAGGACACTCTTCCTGAGAAGCGACGGCTTACCGCTGCGCTTTTATATCAGGCCAGGGGCTGCCAAGAGTTTGCTACTGCCGCTAATATTGCACGGGGGCGGGGTAATGTGTCGAGTGCAGGAGCCGGGCGCCATTCTATTAATGGAGTcggtggaaggggaggagatGCCGAGTGGCTACGTCCGGACACAGTACGTGTTAGACTGCGTGCAGAAGAACCAGCAGTTAGCCATAGAGGATTACATGGCAGTCGGGATACCACCGCAGCGAAAGCGGCAACCGAGCAGGGTTGCCTACTCCAAGTCGGAAGATGTGGCTATCCTGATGTACGTGCGCGACCACGGCGGCGCGAACTCGACGTGCGGCAACGCGCTCTGGCGCGAGATGGAGCACGTACAGCTGACACGTCATAGCTGGCAGTCCATGCGGGCCCGCTACCTGCAGCAGCTGCGCGGCCGCGAGCATCTCTACCAGATCGACAGCCGCTCCGTCATCCCCACCGTCGTCGTCCACCAAGTGCTCGACGGGCCGCCGCCCAACCCAGAAGCGG GTAAAAAGAATACTGACAGTCTCCAACATGCTGACCCAAAGTCGGTTGAGGGTGCATCTTTCCcagatgagcaggaatctgatggTGTAAATTCAGAGGAGGAATTCTTCAACATATTTCCAGTTGCTATTCGGGAATTTGAG GTTGATGAGACCTCTGAACAGCTGAAGGAGACTAGTGATGTTTCAGAGGTAAAAAATATCTCACAAGAACAACAGATGGAAACGGACAAACCACCAGAAGTGAGCAGTGATGAAAATTATCCTAAAAGGAAAGGAACTGTGGAAGAATTAAGTGCAGACAGTGTCCAAATGGAAACAGACAAACCACAAGAAGTTACCCTTGATCAGCCTTGTACTAAAATGAAAAGACCTACAGCAAAATTAATTGTGGACAATAAGCAGATGGAAGCTGCCAATCCTCCACAGGTGAGCATTGAGGACCACTGTACtaaaaagaaagcattgtcaGAATTTGTCATGAACAACAAGAAGCAGTCAGACTCAGGCGCTCAGGCATTAATAGATGAGTTGTCCTTGCCCACAGCTTCACAGGATGAAGTGGAATGTGCAACCATGGCTATCAGTACACTGATGCAGACTCATAATTTAGATCTCTCTACAGCCACACAGTTGCTATTGAAAAACAATGGAGAACTGGCAGCAGCATTACATTTCATGGAAACTGGCCACCGCCCAGATGGTTATCCTATCTGGACACACCAAGATGACCTTGACCTTGAGAATGTTGATAGAAAAGTGCAGGAGAAGCTAACCCAGAAGTTTGGCTCTGAGAACCTCGCAAAACGCATTGCCTTTAGAAAAAGTTAA
- the terf2ip gene encoding telomeric repeat-binding factor 2-interacting protein 1 isoform X2, whose translation MATSEKAGTSGLLSHSRTLFLRSDGLPLRFYIRPGAAKSLLLPLILHGGGVMCRVQEPGAILLMESVEGEEMPSGYVRTQYVLDCVQKNQQLAIEDYMAVGIPPQRKRQPSRVAYSKSEDVAILMYVRDHGGANSTCGNALWREMEHVQLTRHSWQSMRARYLQQLRGREHLYQIDSRSVIPTVVVHQVLDGPPPNPEAGKKNTDSLQHADPKSVEGASFPDEQESDGVNSEEEFFNIFPVAIREFEVDETSEQLKETSDVSEVKNISQEQQMETDKPPEVSSDENYPKRKGTVEELSADSVQMETDKPQEVTLDQPCTKMKRPTAKLIVDNKQMEAANPPQDQIQDIAFPCAFTNMLFKKAIMDAFDEVLKTASTNLIHPIYVPFEVPHDNCCSILVCLKYFCLLPMPL comes from the exons ATGGCTACTAGTGAGAAGGCCGGAACATCTGGCCTTTTGTCTCACTCCAGGACACTCTTCCTGAGAAGCGACGGCTTACCGCTGCGCTTTTATATCAGGCCAGGGGCTGCCAAGAGTTTGCTACTGCCGCTAATATTGCACGGGGGCGGGGTAATGTGTCGAGTGCAGGAGCCGGGCGCCATTCTATTAATGGAGTcggtggaaggggaggagatGCCGAGTGGCTACGTCCGGACACAGTACGTGTTAGACTGCGTGCAGAAGAACCAGCAGTTAGCCATAGAGGATTACATGGCAGTCGGGATACCACCGCAGCGAAAGCGGCAACCGAGCAGGGTTGCCTACTCCAAGTCGGAAGATGTGGCTATCCTGATGTACGTGCGCGACCACGGCGGCGCGAACTCGACGTGCGGCAACGCGCTCTGGCGCGAGATGGAGCACGTACAGCTGACACGTCATAGCTGGCAGTCCATGCGGGCCCGCTACCTGCAGCAGCTGCGCGGCCGCGAGCATCTCTACCAGATCGACAGCCGCTCCGTCATCCCCACCGTCGTCGTCCACCAAGTGCTCGACGGGCCGCCGCCCAACCCAGAAGCGG GTAAAAAGAATACTGACAGTCTCCAACATGCTGACCCAAAGTCGGTTGAGGGTGCATCTTTCCcagatgagcaggaatctgatggTGTAAATTCAGAGGAGGAATTCTTCAACATATTTCCAGTTGCTATTCGGGAATTTGAG GTTGATGAGACCTCTGAACAGCTGAAGGAGACTAGTGATGTTTCAGAGGTAAAAAATATCTCACAAGAACAACAGATGGAAACGGACAAACCACCAGAAGTGAGCAGTGATGAAAATTATCCTAAAAGGAAAGGAACTGTGGAAGAATTAAGTGCAGACAGTGTCCAAATGGAAACAGACAAACCACAAGAAGTTACCCTTGATCAGCCTTGTACTAAAATGAAAAGACCTACAGCAAAATTAATTGTGGACAATAAGCAGATGGAAGCTGCCAATCCTCCACAG GACCAGATCCAAGATATTGCATTCCCTTGTGCATTcactaacatgctgttcaagaaagccattaTGGATGCATTCGATGAagtcctcaagactgcctcaaccaacttgattcacccaatctatgtgccaTTTGAAGTCCctcatgataactgctgttccattcttgtaTGTCTCaaatatttctgtttattgcctatgccactgtaa
- the terf2ip gene encoding telomeric repeat-binding factor 2-interacting protein 1 isoform X3, with amino-acid sequence MATSEKAGTSGLLSHSRTLFLRSDGLPLRFYIRPGAAKSLLLPLILHGGGVMCRVQEPGAILLMESVEGEEMPSGYVRTQYVLDCVQKNQQLAIEDYMAVGIPPQRKRQPSRVAYSKSEDVAILMYVRDHGGANSTCGNALWREMEHVQLTRHSWQSMRARYLQQLRGREHLYQIDSRSVIPTVVVHQVLDGPPPNPEAGKKNTDSLQHADPKSVEGASFPDEQESDGVNSEEEFFNIFPVAIREFEVDETSEQLKETSDVSEVKNISQEQQMETDKPPEVSSDENYPKRKGTVEELSADSVQMETDKPQEVTLDQPCTKMKRPTAKLIVDNKQMEAANPPQANVKFGIYKARGRCNKLCPSQSLKIWIPRQLDWHAALIPSFATRS; translated from the exons ATGGCTACTAGTGAGAAGGCCGGAACATCTGGCCTTTTGTCTCACTCCAGGACACTCTTCCTGAGAAGCGACGGCTTACCGCTGCGCTTTTATATCAGGCCAGGGGCTGCCAAGAGTTTGCTACTGCCGCTAATATTGCACGGGGGCGGGGTAATGTGTCGAGTGCAGGAGCCGGGCGCCATTCTATTAATGGAGTcggtggaaggggaggagatGCCGAGTGGCTACGTCCGGACACAGTACGTGTTAGACTGCGTGCAGAAGAACCAGCAGTTAGCCATAGAGGATTACATGGCAGTCGGGATACCACCGCAGCGAAAGCGGCAACCGAGCAGGGTTGCCTACTCCAAGTCGGAAGATGTGGCTATCCTGATGTACGTGCGCGACCACGGCGGCGCGAACTCGACGTGCGGCAACGCGCTCTGGCGCGAGATGGAGCACGTACAGCTGACACGTCATAGCTGGCAGTCCATGCGGGCCCGCTACCTGCAGCAGCTGCGCGGCCGCGAGCATCTCTACCAGATCGACAGCCGCTCCGTCATCCCCACCGTCGTCGTCCACCAAGTGCTCGACGGGCCGCCGCCCAACCCAGAAGCGG GTAAAAAGAATACTGACAGTCTCCAACATGCTGACCCAAAGTCGGTTGAGGGTGCATCTTTCCcagatgagcaggaatctgatggTGTAAATTCAGAGGAGGAATTCTTCAACATATTTCCAGTTGCTATTCGGGAATTTGAG GTTGATGAGACCTCTGAACAGCTGAAGGAGACTAGTGATGTTTCAGAGGTAAAAAATATCTCACAAGAACAACAGATGGAAACGGACAAACCACCAGAAGTGAGCAGTGATGAAAATTATCCTAAAAGGAAAGGAACTGTGGAAGAATTAAGTGCAGACAGTGTCCAAATGGAAACAGACAAACCACAAGAAGTTACCCTTGATCAGCCTTGTACTAAAATGAAAAGACCTACAGCAAAATTAATTGTGGACAATAAGCAGATGGAAGCTGCCAATCCTCCACAG GCTAACGTTAAATTTGGGATCTACAAGGCTCGTGGAAGATGCAACAAATTGTGCCCGTCACAGTCACTTAAGATTTGGATACCACGTCAACTGGATTGGCACGCAGCGCTGATTCCCTCCTTTGCCACACGCTCTTAG